The following coding sequences are from one Candidatus Hydrogenedentota bacterium window:
- a CDS encoding sigma-54-dependent Fis family transcriptional regulator, which produces MALFRDTERPCVEALAGLSYCNPFLPERIAQERAVLGDAFVETDGTWHKHAEEVEERPNLRLLTERAHTLADTARERLVAGERLCDAEQVLYQDTVFYYLFNKYTQPFFELVIDTEQGKATDTAVAGLYSQFCRDTAHYLGVAGVASALGETEHVFACFFQLRRAWHTIYDNIIGGSMVSARLRAAVWQSIFTCDMRRYRRALYQRMGDIATLITGPSGTGKELVARAIALSRYIPFDAKRKRFATHAARCFYPINLSALSPTLIESEMFGHRKGAFTGALADREGFFEVCPEDSAVFLDEIGDLDPAIQVKLLRVLQTRVFQRIGDLTDRRFKGKVIAATNRSPAAEMQAGRFRQDLYYRLCSDIIVTPPLKEQIAGSPEQLRNLLLFLARRVAGLEEADSLADEVERWIHAHLGPDYPWPGNVRELEQCVRNFVIRRSYEPARVCPSSPAPREAFLDAVREGTLTADQLMGRYCALVYAQTGSYVETARRLGLDRRTVKERSDRDFLARLRGT; this is translated from the coding sequence ATGGCGCTGTTTCGGGATACGGAAAGACCATGCGTGGAGGCCTTGGCCGGGTTGAGCTACTGCAATCCGTTCCTGCCTGAGCGCATCGCGCAGGAACGGGCCGTCCTTGGCGATGCGTTCGTCGAAACGGACGGGACATGGCACAAACACGCCGAGGAAGTGGAAGAGCGGCCGAATCTCAGGCTGCTGACCGAGCGCGCACATACGCTGGCGGACACTGCGCGCGAGCGTCTCGTGGCGGGCGAACGGCTGTGTGATGCCGAGCAGGTCTTGTACCAGGACACGGTGTTCTATTACCTTTTCAACAAGTACACGCAGCCGTTCTTTGAGCTGGTCATCGATACGGAGCAAGGCAAAGCCACGGACACCGCCGTGGCGGGCCTTTACAGCCAGTTTTGCAGGGACACGGCACATTACCTTGGGGTTGCGGGCGTCGCGTCCGCGCTGGGGGAAACCGAACACGTATTCGCGTGCTTCTTCCAATTGCGGCGGGCCTGGCACACCATCTACGACAACATCATTGGCGGCTCGATGGTGTCCGCGCGGCTGCGCGCGGCCGTATGGCAATCCATCTTCACGTGTGACATGCGCCGGTACCGGCGCGCGCTGTACCAGCGCATGGGCGACATCGCCACGCTGATCACGGGGCCGTCGGGCACCGGCAAGGAACTCGTGGCGCGCGCCATCGCGCTGTCGCGGTACATCCCGTTCGACGCGAAGCGCAAGCGCTTCGCCACGCATGCCGCCCGTTGCTTCTATCCGATCAACCTGTCGGCGCTCTCGCCCACGCTGATCGAGTCGGAAATGTTTGGCCACAGGAAAGGCGCGTTCACGGGCGCCCTCGCGGACCGGGAGGGTTTCTTTGAGGTGTGCCCCGAGGACAGCGCGGTCTTCCTGGACGAGATTGGCGACCTGGACCCGGCAATCCAGGTGAAGCTGCTGCGCGTGTTGCAGACGCGCGTGTTCCAGCGGATCGGCGACCTGACGGACCGGCGCTTCAAAGGCAAAGTGATCGCGGCGACCAACCGCAGCCCGGCCGCGGAAATGCAGGCAGGGCGGTTCCGGCAGGACCTGTATTACCGGCTCTGCTCGGACATCATCGTGACGCCGCCGCTCAAGGAGCAGATAGCCGGATCCCCCGAGCAATTGCGCAACCTGCTCCTGTTCCTCGCGCGCCGCGTGGCGGGTCTGGAAGAGGCGGATTCCCTCGCGGACGAAGTGGAACGTTGGATCCACGCCCATCTCGGCCCGGACTACCCATGGCCGGGCAACGTGCGCGAACTGGAACAGTGCGTGCGTAATTTCGTTATCCGAAGGAGCTACGAACCGGCGCGCGTGTGCCCGTCTTCCCCTGCTCCACGCGAGGCGTTCCTGGATGCCGTGAGGGAGGGCACACTCACGGCGGACCAGTTGATGGGGCGTTATTGCGCGCTCGTGTACGCCCAAACGGGAAGCTATGTGGAAACCGCGCGCCGGCTCGGGCTGGACCGGCGCACGGTGAAGGAACGGAGTGACCGGGACTTCCTCGCGCGCTTGCGCGGAACGTGA
- the mutY gene encoding A/G-specific adenine glycosylase, which produces MAWYRREARDLPWRRSRDPYHVWLSEILLQQTRVDQALPYYLRFLEAFPSVHALAAAPPDRVLKLWEGLGYYTRARNLHRAAKVIARQYGGQFPRSPELLQLLPGVGPYTACAVASIAFDRAAPVVDGNVKRVLARLYDIEDAMDRPATGQKLWTLAGGLVPRTAPGDFNQAMMELGARVCTPKRPGCALCPVAACCRALRAGTVELRPVRGADKARPHHEVVVAVIARQGKFLVGKRPPAGLLGGLWEFPGGKVNAGESHEQALLRECREELGIEVRPGGLIACVRHAYTHFRVTLNVYRCALVSGRPHPRSHTELRWVRSAEFSELAFPKANHKFLHLL; this is translated from the coding sequence CTGGCCTGGTACCGGCGCGAAGCGCGGGACCTGCCCTGGCGGCGCAGCCGCGACCCGTATCACGTCTGGCTCTCGGAAATATTGCTGCAGCAGACGCGCGTGGACCAGGCCCTCCCTTACTACCTGCGTTTTCTGGAGGCCTTTCCCTCGGTGCATGCGCTGGCCGCCGCGCCGCCGGACCGTGTTCTCAAGCTTTGGGAAGGTCTCGGTTACTACACGCGTGCACGCAATCTCCACCGCGCCGCGAAGGTTATCGCCAGACAATACGGCGGGCAATTCCCGCGGTCGCCCGAGCTGCTGCAATTACTGCCCGGCGTCGGCCCGTACACGGCCTGTGCGGTGGCCAGCATCGCGTTCGACCGCGCGGCGCCCGTCGTGGACGGTAACGTGAAGCGCGTGCTCGCGCGCTTGTACGACATCGAAGACGCGATGGACCGTCCCGCGACCGGACAGAAGCTCTGGACGCTGGCGGGCGGGCTCGTGCCGCGCACGGCGCCGGGCGATTTCAATCAAGCGATGATGGAACTGGGTGCGCGCGTATGCACGCCGAAACGGCCCGGCTGCGCGCTCTGCCCCGTGGCGGCATGCTGCCGCGCGCTCCGGGCGGGCACGGTGGAGTTGCGGCCCGTGCGCGGCGCGGACAAGGCCCGTCCGCACCACGAGGTCGTCGTCGCGGTTATTGCGCGGCAGGGCAAATTCCTGGTGGGGAAACGTCCGCCGGCAGGGCTGCTCGGCGGCCTGTGGGAGTTTCCCGGCGGCAAAGTGAACGCGGGCGAATCGCATGAGCAGGCGCTTCTGCGCGAGTGCCGCGAAGAACTGGGGATCGAAGTCAGGCCCGGCGGCCTGATTGCCTGCGTACGGCACGCCTACACCCATTTCCGCGTCACGCTAAATGTGTACCGCTGCGCGCTGGTCTCGGGCAGACCGCATCCCAGAAGTCACACCGAACTGCGCTGGGTGCGGTCTGCTGAGTTTTCGGAACTGGCGTTTCCCAAGGCCAATCACAAGTTCCTGCACCTGCTCTGA